Proteins co-encoded in one Fundidesulfovibrio magnetotacticus genomic window:
- a CDS encoding alpha/beta fold hydrolase, translating to MFVTALSILLILAACIAGLTYAVYWHEARREPHPALLESMRCNGGLLRCAAMGFFSSFASVLTVILANPLALARGLWRPAPDPGCARPPVLLVHGLYHNASAWWLYRLLLRRRGYVNVFAWDYDTLGGDFEDLAQRLSAAVRELSARCGGERVVLVGHSLGGLLTRAVLADPAAVACVRAAVVLGVPNRGSVLAALAVGSLGRSLRPDGRTTRCADALNAPLELPKLNVYSPLDNMVVPTSSLEIPEPGWTQRRTAPIGHAGMLYHTPTARMVLDFLEAHAGNCERKRPGAARLEERDAMV from the coding sequence ATGTTCGTCACCGCCTTGTCCATCCTCCTGATCCTGGCGGCCTGCATCGCAGGCCTGACCTACGCCGTCTATTGGCACGAAGCCCGCCGCGAGCCCCATCCCGCCCTTCTGGAGTCGATGCGCTGCAACGGCGGGCTCCTGCGTTGCGCGGCCATGGGCTTCTTCTCCAGTTTCGCCAGCGTGCTCACCGTGATCCTGGCCAATCCCCTCGCCCTGGCGCGGGGCCTCTGGCGGCCCGCCCCGGACCCGGGGTGCGCCCGGCCGCCGGTGCTCCTGGTGCACGGACTCTACCACAACGCCTCGGCCTGGTGGCTCTACCGCCTTCTCTTGCGCCGCCGTGGATACGTCAACGTCTTCGCCTGGGACTACGACACCCTGGGCGGCGACTTCGAAGACCTGGCGCAAAGGCTCAGCGCTGCGGTGCGCGAGCTTTCCGCGCGATGCGGCGGCGAGCGCGTGGTGCTGGTGGGCCACAGCCTGGGAGGGCTGCTTACGCGCGCCGTGCTGGCGGATCCGGCAGCCGTGGCGTGCGTGCGCGCGGCCGTGGTGCTTGGCGTGCCCAACCGGGGGAGCGTGCTCGCGGCCCTGGCCGTGGGCTCGCTGGGACGCAGCCTGCGTCCCGACGGCAGGACAACCCGATGCGCGGACGCCCTGAACGCCCCTCTGGAACTGCCCAAGCTCAACGTCTATTCGCCCCTGGACAACATGGTGGTGCCCACCAGCTCCCTGGAAATTCCCGAGCCCGGCTGGACCCAGCGCCGCACCGCGCCCATCGGCCACGCCGGGATGCTCTACCACACGCCCACAGCGCGCATGGTCCTGGATTTCCTGGAAGCCCACGCCGGGAATTGCGAGAGGAAACGCCCGGGCGCCGCGCGGCTTGAAGAGCGCGACGCCATGGTCTAG
- a CDS encoding gamma-glutamylcyclotransferase family protein: MHRLTFVVRHFFFYGTLRPGQRNHAVFLDGRPGVIHVGGGLTVERFSMLAAGFPYVLREPARDRIRGDVFLIRSARAVRALDALEGHTGRAEGYRREIVPVRMDQRVQIPCWTYIHYGSPLAEPVPGGDWLSRPGG; the protein is encoded by the coding sequence ATGCATAGGCTTACTTTTGTGGTGCGCCACTTCTTCTTCTACGGCACGCTGCGCCCCGGGCAGCGCAACCACGCCGTCTTTCTGGACGGCCGCCCCGGCGTGATCCATGTGGGCGGCGGGCTCACCGTGGAGCGCTTCTCCATGCTCGCGGCGGGGTTCCCTTACGTGCTGCGCGAGCCCGCCCGGGACCGCATCCGGGGCGACGTGTTCCTCATCCGTTCCGCGCGCGCGGTCCGCGCCCTGGACGCCCTGGAGGGCCATACCGGCCGCGCGGAGGGCTACCGCCGGGAGATCGTCCCCGTCCGCATGGACCAAAGGGTTCAGATCCCCTGCTGGACCTACATCCATTACGGCTCGCCCCTGGCCGAGCCCGTGCCCGGCGGCGACTGGCTGTCGCGCCCCGGCGGTTGA
- the icd gene encoding NADP-dependent isocitrate dehydrogenase, which produces MNKTIEYIVGDGIGPEVFAAARPVIDAAVAKAYGDSRKLSWHELLAGEKAFKETGNYLPQETLDALAKAELAMKGPLGTPVGGGIRSLNVTMRQVLDLYACIRPIKYFQGIESPVKRPDLVDMIVFRENTEDVYAGIEWASGTPEAKRLIEFLESMGKKVDATAGIGIKPMTPAGSKRLVRKAIEHAVSQGKPNVTLVHKGNIMKFTEGGFRAWGYELAAEEFADQVMTEQQAKEGGTKPVVIKDRIADAMFQEVLIRPEQYSVIATTNLNGDYISDALAAQVGGLGLAPGVNMSASLAFFEATHGTAPTIAGMDKANPGSLVLCGAMLLEHVGWFEAAKLIHDAMDKVISAKTVTVDLASQIPGSTTVGCKAFGELLQKNF; this is translated from the coding sequence ATGAACAAGACCATCGAGTATATCGTCGGCGACGGCATCGGGCCTGAGGTCTTCGCCGCCGCGCGTCCCGTCATCGACGCCGCCGTGGCCAAGGCCTACGGCGATTCCCGCAAGCTTTCGTGGCACGAGCTGCTTGCCGGCGAGAAAGCCTTCAAGGAAACCGGCAATTACCTGCCCCAGGAGACCCTGGACGCCCTGGCCAAGGCCGAGCTGGCCATGAAAGGCCCCCTGGGCACCCCCGTGGGCGGCGGCATCCGCAGCCTCAACGTGACCATGCGCCAGGTGCTGGACCTCTACGCCTGCATCCGGCCCATCAAATACTTCCAGGGCATCGAGAGCCCCGTGAAGCGCCCCGACCTGGTGGACATGATCGTCTTCCGCGAAAACACCGAAGACGTCTACGCGGGCATCGAATGGGCCTCCGGAACCCCCGAGGCCAAACGCCTCATCGAATTCCTGGAGTCCATGGGCAAAAAGGTGGACGCCACGGCCGGCATCGGCATCAAGCCCATGACCCCCGCTGGCTCCAAGCGCCTTGTCCGCAAGGCCATCGAGCACGCCGTGAGCCAGGGCAAGCCCAACGTCACCCTGGTGCACAAGGGCAACATCATGAAGTTCACCGAGGGCGGCTTCCGCGCCTGGGGCTACGAACTGGCCGCCGAGGAGTTCGCCGACCAGGTGATGACCGAGCAGCAGGCCAAGGAAGGCGGGACCAAGCCCGTGGTGATCAAGGACCGCATCGCCGACGCCATGTTCCAGGAAGTGCTCATCCGCCCCGAGCAGTATTCGGTGATCGCCACCACGAACTTGAACGGCGACTACATCTCCGACGCCCTGGCCGCCCAGGTGGGAGGCCTCGGCCTGGCCCCTGGCGTGAACATGAGCGCCAGCCTGGCCTTCTTCGAGGCCACCCACGGCACCGCGCCCACCATCGCGGGCATGGACAAGGCCAATCCCGGCTCCCTGGTGCTCTGCGGGGCCATGCTCCTGGAGCACGTGGGCTGGTTCGAGGCCGCCAAGCTCATCCACGACGCCATGGACAAGGTGATCAGCGCCAAGACCGTCACCGTGGACCTGGCCTCCCAGATCCCGGGCTCCACCACCGTGGGCTGCAAGGCCTTCGGCGAACTGCTCCAGAAGAACTTTTAG
- a CDS encoding ATP-binding protein, with the protein MPSASPQSRPYPAFRWPARVLAVLLTVLACLGWAGVSLAQPDINKKKILYLNSYHNGYAWSDQILQGLRDALDKSTLPYDLQIEYMDSKRFYGTSMSDTLATLYREKYQGVTFDVLIASDDNAYQFLLEHQPSLFPETPVVFCGVNDYDPATLRGHSNFTGVVETTDISANLQLAHRLSPEITRVIVVSDMSLTGQAIRKQVQRAAARVSKLFAFEYWEVHTLPELLEKTDALSPSDMIFLIPIYLGSGKQVFSVEEVCEIVSRRSPVPIYSAWQFMLGHGIVGGKLHSGQGEGQIAGNMALRILSGESPANIPVVDKFDDPYLFDYLALKRFKIPEDALPLGSTLINEPLTFYTINKQVVWVGLVGFFLLVFILVLLITSIVQKRSVELQIKNQLSFLHILMDTIPLPLSYKGVDGSFLGCNLAFEKWFGVARGDLLKNLQHPLARRHDAAERHLLRVPGVLSYETDMQDSAGATHGVIVSKATYLSAKGEVAGVVEAIQDITLRREAEKALRRSQAMLRTVLDNIPQLVYWKDRDLNFMGVNRSFVDFFGLDNAQSIVGRRVGAIMPLEASDSAEKVNRRVLASGHSVHRREWTIELPGRDPVTLEMTVVPLHDETGEIMGILGTAEDVTAKLSLERQLLQSQKMEAIGALAGGIAHDFNNILTSIINSTELALMDLAEDSETAQDMERSLKAARRGSRLVQQILAFSRPSQQGFAPTDMAEVVHEALAIFAATLPRNITLSENIQVNPAIAFADPTQVHQIVMNICANAFQAMRDTGGHLALELVEADLDETHAEMVNVQPGRYLRLAVSDSGPGIPPDIMDRIFDPFFTTKAKGEGTGLGLAVVHGIVKSHRGGLRVASQPGKGTTFEIYLPKQGDFDASFPRALIAAKAAARRGDERILFVEDDADQLTVIPRVLSLLGYEVTAVSGAQEALDAVTALPGAFDVVVTDFDMPALSGVELAQRIEDIAPNLPVILVSGRRSALTAAQHAGNIRTVLLKPYNGEELAGAIGLLLDENQA; encoded by the coding sequence ATGCCATCCGCAAGCCCCCAATCCAGGCCATACCCGGCCTTTCGCTGGCCCGCCAGAGTTCTCGCGGTTCTCCTCACCGTTCTGGCCTGCCTCGGCTGGGCCGGCGTCTCCCTGGCCCAGCCCGACATCAACAAGAAGAAAATCCTCTACCTCAATTCCTACCACAACGGATACGCCTGGTCCGACCAGATCCTGCAAGGCCTGCGCGACGCGCTGGACAAGTCCACCCTGCCCTACGACCTGCAGATCGAATACATGGACTCCAAGCGCTTCTACGGCACGAGCATGAGCGACACCCTGGCCACCCTCTACCGGGAGAAATACCAGGGCGTCACCTTCGATGTGCTCATCGCCTCCGACGACAACGCCTACCAGTTCCTCCTGGAGCACCAGCCCTCGCTCTTCCCCGAAACCCCCGTGGTGTTCTGCGGCGTCAACGACTACGATCCGGCCACCCTGCGCGGCCACTCCAACTTCACCGGCGTGGTGGAGACCACCGACATCAGCGCGAACCTCCAGCTGGCCCACCGCCTGAGCCCGGAGATCACCCGGGTGATCGTGGTGTCGGACATGTCGCTCACGGGCCAGGCCATCCGCAAGCAGGTGCAGCGCGCCGCCGCCCGCGTGAGCAAGCTCTTCGCCTTCGAATACTGGGAAGTGCACACCCTGCCGGAACTCCTGGAAAAGACCGACGCCCTCTCCCCTTCGGACATGATCTTCCTCATTCCCATCTACCTGGGTTCGGGCAAGCAGGTGTTCTCGGTGGAAGAGGTCTGCGAGATCGTCTCGCGGCGCTCGCCCGTGCCCATCTACAGCGCCTGGCAGTTCATGCTGGGCCACGGCATCGTGGGCGGCAAGCTGCACTCGGGCCAGGGCGAGGGGCAGATCGCGGGAAACATGGCCCTGCGCATCCTCTCGGGGGAATCTCCCGCCAACATACCCGTCGTGGACAAGTTCGACGACCCCTACCTCTTCGACTACCTGGCCCTCAAACGCTTCAAGATTCCAGAGGACGCCCTGCCCCTGGGCTCCACACTGATCAACGAACCCCTCACCTTCTACACCATCAACAAGCAGGTGGTGTGGGTTGGCCTGGTGGGCTTTTTCCTGCTGGTGTTCATCCTGGTGCTGCTCATCACGTCCATCGTGCAGAAGCGGTCGGTTGAACTCCAGATCAAGAACCAGCTCTCGTTTCTGCACATCCTCATGGACACCATCCCCCTGCCACTCTCCTATAAGGGCGTGGACGGCAGCTTCCTTGGCTGCAACCTGGCCTTCGAGAAGTGGTTCGGCGTGGCCCGGGGCGACCTGCTCAAGAACCTCCAGCACCCCCTCGCCCGCAGGCATGACGCCGCCGAGCGCCACCTCCTGCGCGTGCCCGGCGTGCTGAGCTACGAAACCGACATGCAGGACTCCGCGGGGGCAACCCACGGCGTCATCGTGAGCAAGGCCACCTACCTTTCGGCCAAGGGCGAGGTGGCGGGCGTGGTGGAGGCCATCCAGGACATCACCCTGCGACGCGAGGCGGAAAAGGCCCTGCGCCGCTCCCAGGCCATGCTGCGCACCGTGCTCGACAACATCCCCCAGCTTGTCTACTGGAAGGATCGCGACCTCAACTTCATGGGCGTGAACCGCTCCTTCGTGGACTTCTTCGGCCTGGACAACGCCCAGTCCATCGTGGGCCGCCGCGTGGGGGCCATCATGCCCCTCGAAGCCTCCGATTCCGCCGAGAAGGTCAACCGGCGCGTGCTGGCCTCGGGGCATTCGGTGCACCGCCGCGAGTGGACCATCGAACTGCCCGGCCGCGACCCCGTCACCCTGGAGATGACCGTCGTGCCCCTGCACGACGAAACCGGCGAGATCATGGGCATCCTGGGCACCGCCGAGGACGTGACCGCCAAGCTCTCCCTGGAGCGCCAGCTGCTCCAGTCTCAGAAGATGGAGGCCATCGGCGCGCTGGCCGGGGGCATCGCCCACGACTTCAACAACATCCTCACCTCCATCATCAACTCCACCGAACTGGCCCTCATGGACCTGGCGGAAGACTCCGAAACCGCCCAGGACATGGAGCGATCCCTCAAGGCGGCCCGGCGCGGCTCGCGGCTTGTGCAACAGATCCTGGCCTTCAGCCGCCCCTCCCAGCAGGGCTTCGCCCCCACCGACATGGCCGAGGTGGTCCACGAGGCCCTGGCCATCTTCGCCGCCACACTGCCGCGCAACATCACCCTCTCCGAGAACATCCAGGTCAACCCCGCCATCGCCTTCGCCGACCCAACCCAGGTGCACCAGATCGTCATGAACATCTGCGCCAACGCCTTCCAGGCCATGCGCGACACCGGCGGACATCTCGCCCTGGAACTCGTGGAAGCCGACCTGGACGAGACGCACGCCGAGATGGTCAACGTCCAGCCCGGCCGCTACCTGCGCCTGGCCGTCTCGGATTCGGGACCGGGCATTCCCCCGGACATCATGGACCGCATCTTCGACCCCTTCTTCACCACCAAGGCCAAGGGCGAAGGCACGGGGCTCGGCCTGGCCGTGGTGCACGGCATCGTCAAGTCTCACAGGGGCGGCCTGCGCGTGGCCAGCCAGCCCGGCAAGGGCACCACGTTCGAGATCTACCTGCCCAAGCAGGGCGATTTCGACGCAAGCTTCCCCCGCGCGCTCATAGCCGCCAAGGCCGCCGCGCGCCGTGGCGACGAGCGCATCCTTTTCGTGGAGGACGACGCCGACCAGCTCACCGTGATCCCCCGCGTGCTGAGCCTGCTGGGCTACGAGGTCACCGCCGTGAGCGGCGCGCAGGAGGCCCTGGACGCCGTGACGGCCCTGCCCGGCGCGTTCGACGTGGTGGTCACCGATTTCGACATGCCCGCCCTCTCCGGCGTGGAACTGGCCCAGCGCATCGAGGACATCGCCCCCAACCTGCCCGTGATCCTCGTCTCCGGCAGGCGCAGCGCCTTGACGGCCGCCCAGCACGCGGGCAACATCCGCACCGTTTTGCTCAAACCCTACAACGGCGAGGAGCTGGCCGGCGCCATCGGCCTGCTCCTGGACGAGAACCAAGCCTGA
- a CDS encoding alpha/beta hydrolase family protein: MSGTRVWLAGVVLLSGLILSCTAERTRGVATADATKAPAKEFDMHAPYVRYHFQDPDMDFTFGSLVLGSTGNGGAETGEAFAVAAKIKDGDAASWQEQWIQMAGLVEARGQKSLAAGHTVSARDQFLRASNYYRFGTLAMMADDPRLKPTAVKARENMKQAAALIDPPMEYVELPFEGTVLPGYFRKAAKDDKPRKTLLMLGGGETFAEDLIFYIMPQAIERGYNFMTLDLPGQGIMPLEGKVFRPEMHLAVKKAVDYLMTRKDVDRSRLAVYGISGGGGFAPQAAQHDKRIKAVVMNACVVDARPLFASMTPVVTATPEKVAGFTSFHGNTVKMVAWRWGVPFDNIPGLVEANTGFSFDPAQVTIPALVVVGEGEYSGDETKRQQKICIDGLPNPLKSFVVTPLSEGASNHCVMENRSLVGQVVFDWLDGVFKK; the protein is encoded by the coding sequence ATGAGCGGAACTCGCGTGTGGCTGGCTGGCGTCGTGTTGCTGTCGGGCCTTATCCTCTCCTGCACCGCCGAACGGACCCGCGGCGTCGCCACGGCGGATGCGACCAAGGCCCCGGCCAAGGAATTCGACATGCACGCCCCCTACGTGCGCTACCACTTCCAGGACCCGGACATGGACTTCACCTTCGGCTCGCTCGTGTTGGGCTCCACCGGCAACGGCGGGGCCGAGACGGGCGAGGCCTTCGCCGTGGCCGCCAAGATCAAGGACGGCGACGCCGCCAGCTGGCAGGAACAGTGGATCCAGATGGCGGGCCTGGTCGAGGCCAGGGGACAGAAATCCCTTGCGGCCGGCCACACGGTGAGCGCCCGCGACCAGTTCCTGCGCGCCTCCAACTACTACCGCTTCGGCACCCTGGCCATGATGGCCGACGATCCGCGCCTGAAGCCCACGGCGGTCAAGGCCCGCGAGAACATGAAACAGGCGGCGGCGCTCATCGATCCTCCCATGGAATACGTGGAGCTGCCCTTCGAGGGCACGGTGCTGCCGGGCTACTTCCGCAAGGCCGCCAAGGACGACAAGCCCCGCAAGACCCTGCTCATGCTGGGCGGCGGCGAGACCTTCGCCGAAGACCTGATCTTCTACATCATGCCCCAGGCCATCGAGCGCGGCTACAACTTCATGACCCTGGACCTGCCCGGCCAGGGCATCATGCCCCTGGAGGGCAAGGTCTTCCGGCCCGAGATGCACCTGGCCGTGAAGAAGGCCGTTGACTACCTGATGACCCGCAAGGACGTGGACCGCTCCCGCCTGGCCGTCTACGGCATCTCCGGCGGCGGCGGCTTCGCCCCCCAGGCCGCCCAGCACGACAAGCGCATCAAGGCCGTGGTCATGAACGCCTGCGTGGTGGACGCCAGGCCCCTTTTCGCCAGCATGACCCCGGTGGTCACCGCCACGCCCGAGAAGGTGGCCGGCTTCACGAGCTTCCACGGCAACACCGTGAAGATGGTGGCCTGGCGCTGGGGCGTGCCCTTCGACAACATCCCCGGCCTGGTGGAGGCCAACACGGGCTTCAGCTTCGACCCCGCCCAGGTGACCATCCCCGCCCTGGTGGTGGTGGGTGAGGGCGAATACAGCGGGGACGAGACCAAGCGCCAGCAGAAAATCTGCATCGACGGCCTGCCCAACCCCCTGAAAAGCTTTGTGGTCACGCCGCTGAGCGAGGGCGCTTCCAACCATTGCGTCATGGAGAACCGCAGCCTGGTGGGCCAGGTGGTGTTCGACTGGCTCGACGGCGTGTTCAAGAAGTAG
- a CDS encoding chemotaxis protein CheW, with protein MDIDSQKKDGSLLQLVTFTISNEEFGIDILKVQEIIRTMEITKVPRAPDFVEGVINLRGKVIPIIDLRKRFSMESRKHDKQTRIVVVDLNAMIVGFVVDGVSEVLRIQSNTVEPPPAVVSGVDSEYISGVGKLDDRLLILIDLDKLLTFEEQQSLAGG; from the coding sequence ATGGACATCGACAGCCAGAAGAAAGACGGTTCCCTGCTCCAGTTGGTCACCTTCACCATCTCCAACGAGGAGTTCGGCATCGACATCCTCAAGGTGCAGGAGATCATCCGCACCATGGAGATCACCAAGGTGCCCCGCGCCCCGGATTTCGTGGAAGGGGTGATCAACCTGCGCGGCAAGGTGATACCCATCATCGACCTGCGCAAGCGCTTTTCCATGGAGTCTCGCAAGCACGACAAACAGACCCGTATCGTCGTGGTGGACTTAAACGCCATGATCGTGGGCTTCGTGGTGGACGGAGTCTCCGAGGTGCTGCGCATCCAGTCCAACACGGTGGAGCCGCCCCCGGCCGTGGTCTCGGGCGTGGACTCCGAGTACATTTCCGGCGTGGGCAAGCTCGACGACCGCCTGCTCATCCTCATCGACCTGGACAAGCTCCTCACCTTCGAAGAGCAGCAGAGCCTCGCCGGGGGCTGA
- a CDS encoding alpha/beta hydrolase family protein yields the protein MTPVTPRHVLASLFVVLAVLSCPAADAAASGGIDPADPMVRITYPKSGLDVPAVLAAVSREVSKATGLGEEFVTYYWQTFDAVHAMGQPAKDKPLFVDLYVPGFFTDEQVGAMMSALADSLSKNTGLDKKWVFVHTHFPLQGQVYISGEVSRWDNYRGKPEKPLRDMADRAMGRFLFNDGAFVFQCLWRAGLIAAGGADLGEMLTITSQVKDYDKESWYQAWNAMARRVRDAADRDAAAGHAVSAMQQYFRATEYFRASSIYLFGSDPRGATAWQDGRDTFLKAAQLSEGRIRPVRIPYEKTTLPGYLVTPDNTNRKRPLLLIQTGLDGTAEDLYFILAAHAVKRGYACLIYEGPGQGEMIVKQNLPFRSDWEKVVTPVVDFAMTLPGVDPRRMAIIGYSMGGYLVPRALAFEKRIQWGIADGGVVSPFEGVMTKFPAEVQKGVDVPAQAARVDEIVAQEMARHPELNQFISQMLWTFEAKTPSALFSKLKRFNQADTMGKIETEMLVVNSSEDQVAASNAQSKLFFNGVKAKKTYMEFDASRGTQFHCQLGAPLASSERILDWLDERARPRQ from the coding sequence ATGACGCCCGTTACCCCGAGACACGTCCTCGCGTCGCTGTTCGTCGTGCTGGCCGTCTTGTCCTGCCCCGCGGCCGACGCCGCCGCCAGTGGCGGCATCGATCCGGCCGACCCCATGGTGCGCATCACCTATCCCAAATCCGGCCTCGACGTTCCCGCCGTGCTGGCCGCCGTGAGCCGGGAAGTCTCCAAGGCCACGGGACTGGGCGAGGAGTTCGTCACCTACTACTGGCAGACCTTCGACGCCGTGCACGCCATGGGCCAGCCCGCCAAGGACAAACCCCTTTTCGTGGACCTCTACGTGCCCGGGTTCTTCACCGACGAGCAGGTGGGCGCCATGATGTCCGCCCTGGCGGACTCGCTCTCCAAGAACACCGGCCTGGACAAGAAATGGGTCTTCGTCCACACCCACTTCCCCTTGCAGGGACAGGTGTACATCAGCGGCGAAGTCTCCCGCTGGGACAACTACCGCGGCAAGCCCGAGAAGCCCTTGCGGGACATGGCCGACCGGGCCATGGGCAGATTCCTCTTCAACGACGGCGCTTTCGTGTTCCAGTGCCTCTGGAGGGCGGGGCTCATCGCGGCGGGCGGGGCGGATCTGGGCGAGATGCTCACCATCACCAGCCAGGTGAAGGACTACGACAAAGAGAGCTGGTACCAGGCCTGGAACGCCATGGCCCGCCGGGTGCGCGACGCCGCGGACCGGGACGCCGCCGCCGGGCACGCCGTAAGCGCCATGCAGCAGTATTTCCGGGCCACGGAATACTTCCGGGCCAGCTCGATCTACCTCTTCGGCAGCGACCCGCGCGGCGCGACGGCCTGGCAGGACGGACGCGACACGTTCCTCAAGGCGGCCCAACTCTCCGAAGGGCGCATCAGGCCCGTGCGCATCCCCTACGAGAAAACCACCCTGCCGGGCTACCTGGTGACCCCGGACAACACGAACCGCAAGCGCCCGCTGCTGCTCATCCAGACCGGCCTGGACGGCACCGCCGAGGACCTCTACTTCATCCTCGCCGCCCATGCCGTGAAGCGCGGCTACGCCTGCCTGATCTACGAAGGCCCAGGGCAGGGCGAGATGATCGTCAAGCAGAACCTGCCCTTCCGCTCCGACTGGGAGAAGGTGGTAACCCCCGTGGTGGACTTCGCCATGACCCTGCCGGGCGTGGACCCCAGGCGCATGGCCATCATCGGCTACTCCATGGGCGGCTACCTCGTGCCGCGCGCCCTGGCCTTCGAGAAGCGCATCCAGTGGGGCATCGCCGACGGCGGGGTGGTGAGCCCCTTCGAGGGCGTGATGACCAAATTCCCGGCCGAAGTGCAGAAGGGCGTGGACGTTCCGGCCCAGGCGGCCAGGGTGGACGAGATCGTCGCCCAGGAGATGGCCAGGCACCCGGAGCTGAACCAGTTCATCAGCCAGATGCTCTGGACCTTCGAGGCCAAAACCCCGAGCGCGTTGTTCTCCAAGCTCAAGCGGTTCAACCAGGCGGACACCATGGGCAAGATCGAGACGGAGATGCTGGTGGTCAACTCCAGCGAGGACCAGGTGGCCGCCTCCAATGCCCAGTCCAAGCTGTTCTTCAACGGAGTGAAGGCCAAGAAAACATACATGGAGTTCGACGCGTCCAGGGGCACGCAGTTCCACTGCCAGTTGGGCGCACCCCTGGCGTCCAGCGAGCGCATCCTGGACTGGCTGGACGAGCGGGCCAGGCCCAGGCAGTAA